A window of Zingiber officinale cultivar Zhangliang chromosome 5A, Zo_v1.1, whole genome shotgun sequence contains these coding sequences:
- the LOC121979350 gene encoding type IV inositol polyphosphate 5-phosphatase 7-like: MKDGSWKKSKLSWSKAFVRKWFNIRSKTQDFHSDDVGRGGEEEWRGSIAGMEAFSVKKSKTERLSKKKSDQARRGKIDLNASEVTETLHYRIFVATWNVGGKSPPSNLNLDDWLHTSPAADIYVLGFQEIVPLNAGNVLGAEDNGPAKKWVSLIRKTLNNLAGNSSSGSFQTPSPIPNPVMELDDDFEGTSTRPTSFFQRRSFQSLSRSMRIDGDILAPQPRLDRRHSVCERVMFANRRSDYDPNYRWGGSSDDDNISGDSPSTTTYCSPVSYGYGASTSMEAGQSRYYLVASKQMVGIFLTIWVRGEIRESIRNLKVSCVGRGLMGYLGNKGSISVSMSLHQTSFCFICSHLTSGQKDGDELRRNSDVMEIIRKTRFPPVGGFYDERSPETILEHDRIIWLGDLNYRISLSYRSAKALVEMRNWKALLEKDQLRIEQRWGRVFQDWNEGKIYFPPTYKYSNNSDRYTGDDMNLKEKRRTPAWCDRILWYGSGLNQLSYVRGESKFSDHRPVSSIFIAEVESINHSRIQNMNCSSSQVNIDELLQFSNRYTELNFF; this comes from the exons ATGAAAGATGGGAGTTGGAAGAAAAGCAAG CTCTCATGGTCCAAGGCCTTTGTCAGAAAATGGTTCAACATCAGGAGCAAAACCCAGGACTTCCATTCAGATGATGTTGGAAGAG GAGGGGAGGAGGAATGGAGGGGCAGCATTGCAGGGATGGAAGCATTCTCTGTCAAGAAAAGCAAAACAG AGAGGCTGTCCAAGAAGAAATCTGATCAAGCTCGGAGAGGAAAGATTGATCTGAATGCATCTGAAGTCACTGAAACACTTCATTATAG GATCTTTGTTGCTACATGGAATGTAGGTGGCAAATCCCCACCTAGTAACTTGAATCTTGATGATTGGCTTCATACCTCACCTGCTGCAGACATATATGTGCTTGG ATTTCAGGAAATTGTCCCTCTTAATGCTGGAAATGTTCTTGGAGCAGAAGACAATGGTCCTGCAAAGAAATGGGTGTCTCTCATTAGAAAGACACTGAACAATCTCGCCGGCAATAGCAGCAGCGGTAGCTTCCAGACCCCCTCCCCTATTCCCAATCCTGTCATGGAGTTGGATGATGATTTCGAAGGAACGTCTACTAGACCAACAAGTTTCTTCCAACGTCGATCGTTCCAGTCCTTGAGCCGTAGTATGAGAATTGATGGAGATATTTTGGCTCCACAACCAAGACTAGATCGTCGGCATAGTGTTTGTGAGCGAGTTATGTTTGCAAACAGAAGAAGTGACTATGATCCCAATTATCGATGGGGTGGCTCTTCAGATGATGATAACATTAGTGGAGATTCACCTAGCACAACAACATACTGTTCACCAGTGTCCTATGGCTATGGAGCTTCCACATCAATGGAAGCAGGGCAATCAAG ATACTATTTAGTGGCAAGCAAGCAGATGGTTGGAATATTTCTTACCATATGGGTAAGAGGGGAGATAAGAGAGAGTATAAGGAACTTGAAGGTCTCTTGTGTTGGCCGAGGGTTGATGGGCTATCTCGGTAACAAG GGATCAATTTCAGTCAGCATGTCTTTGCACCAAACAAGCTTCTGCTTCATCTGCAGCCATTTGACTTCCGGACAGAAGGATGGAGATGAACTAAGAAGGAATTCAGATGTGATGGAGATTATAAGAAAGACGAGATTCCCACCGGTCGGTGGGTTTTATGATGAAAGGTCACCTGAAACTATCCTCGAGCATGA TCGAATAATTTGGCTCGGGGATCTAAATTACAGAATTTCTCTTTCGTATCGCTCTGCCAAGGCTCTTGTCGAAATGAGGAACTGGAAAGCTCTGTTGGAGAAAGATCAG CTTCGGATAGAACAAAGATGGGGTCGGGTGTTTCAGGATTGGAATGAGGGGAAAATATATTTTCCTCCCACTTACAAATATTCAAACAACTCAGACAGATACACAGGAGACGACATGAACTTGAAAGAAAAACGTCGAACACCTGCATG GTGCGATAGAATCCTGTGGTATGGAAGTGGCCTCAACCAGCTCTCTTATGTACGCGGAGAATCGAAATTCTCCGACCATAGACCGGTTTCTAGCATTTTTATAGCAGAAGTCGAGTCAATTAATCATAGCCGAATACAGAACATGAATTGCTCTAGCTCTCAAGTGAACATAGATGAACTTTTGCAGTTCTCAAATAGGTATACAGAACTGAATTTCTTTTGA